In Sulfitobacter albidus, the following proteins share a genomic window:
- the metG gene encoding methionine--tRNA ligase: MARHLITSAIPYINGIKHLGNLVGSQLPADLYARYLRTRGHEVLFLCATDEHGTPAELAAAKAGKPVADYCAEMYAVQADIAQRFGLSFDHFGRSSSEQNKRLTQHFAGVLADNGLIEEVEQRQIYSETDGRFLPDRYVEGTCPNCGFEDARGDQCDNCTKQLDPEDLIDPRSTISGATDLEMRATKHLMLRQSQMRGQLSDWIESKSDWPLLTTSIAKKWLNDGDGLQDRGITRDLSWGVPVKRGDAEWPGMEGKVFYVWFDAPIEYIACAQEWQDAGGGDWARWWRTDKGADDVRYTQFMGKDNVPFHTLSFPATIIGSGEPWKLVDYIKSFNYLNYDGGQFSTSRGRGVFMDQALEILPADYWRWWLLSHAPETSDAEFTWENFQASVNKDLADVLGNFVSRITKFCRSKFGEAVPEAGAFGEAEEALIADLGERVARYGAAMDAMEVRKSAAELRAIWAAGNEYLQAQAPWTTFKTDPDAAAAQVRLALNLIPLYAQLAAPFIPDASAKMLAAMRVEDTGWPDDIPTALTRLAPGHAFDVPEVLFAKITDEQREDWAERFAGVRE, translated from the coding sequence ATGGCACGGCATCTTATCACTTCGGCGATCCCCTACATCAACGGGATCAAACATCTGGGCAACCTCGTGGGCAGCCAGCTGCCCGCCGATCTATACGCCCGCTACCTGCGCACGCGCGGGCATGAGGTGCTGTTTCTTTGCGCCACGGATGAACACGGCACCCCGGCAGAGCTGGCCGCCGCCAAGGCGGGCAAACCCGTGGCCGACTATTGCGCCGAAATGTACGCCGTGCAGGCCGACATCGCCCAGCGCTTTGGCCTCTCGTTCGACCACTTCGGGCGCTCCTCGTCCGAGCAGAACAAGCGGCTGACCCAGCATTTTGCGGGGGTTCTGGCCGACAATGGCCTCATCGAGGAAGTCGAGCAGCGCCAGATCTACAGCGAGACCGACGGGCGTTTCCTGCCCGACCGCTATGTCGAGGGCACCTGCCCCAACTGCGGGTTCGAGGACGCGCGCGGCGATCAATGCGACAACTGCACCAAACAACTGGATCCAGAGGACCTGATCGACCCGCGCTCCACCATCTCGGGCGCGACCGATCTGGAAATGCGCGCGACCAAGCATTTGATGCTGCGGCAAAGCCAGATGCGCGGGCAGCTGTCGGATTGGATCGAGAGCAAGTCCGACTGGCCCTTGCTGACGACCTCGATCGCGAAAAAATGGCTCAACGACGGGGACGGTTTGCAGGACCGCGGCATTACCCGCGATCTCAGCTGGGGTGTGCCGGTGAAACGCGGTGACGCTGAGTGGCCGGGGATGGAGGGCAAGGTCTTCTACGTCTGGTTCGACGCCCCCATCGAATACATCGCCTGCGCGCAGGAATGGCAGGACGCGGGCGGCGGCGACTGGGCGCGCTGGTGGCGCACCGACAAGGGCGCGGATGACGTGCGCTACACCCAGTTCATGGGCAAGGACAACGTGCCCTTCCACACGCTCAGCTTTCCGGCCACGATCATCGGCTCGGGCGAGCCCTGGAAGCTGGTCGATTACATCAAATCCTTCAACTACCTCAATTACGACGGCGGCCAGTTCAGCACGTCACGCGGGCGCGGCGTGTTCATGGATCAGGCGTTGGAAATCCTGCCCGCCGATTACTGGCGCTGGTGGCTTTTGTCCCACGCGCCCGAAACATCGGACGCCGAATTCACCTGGGAGAATTTTCAGGCGTCGGTGAACAAGGATCTGGCGGATGTGCTGGGTAACTTCGTCAGCCGGATCACCAAATTCTGCCGCTCGAAATTCGGGGAGGCCGTGCCGGAGGCCGGGGCGTTTGGTGAGGCCGAAGAGGCGCTGATCGCCGATCTGGGCGAACGTGTCGCCCGCTACGGCGCCGCAATGGACGCGATGGAGGTGCGCAAATCCGCCGCCGAGTTGCGCGCGATCTGGGCGGCGGGCAACGAATACCTGCAAGCGCAGGCGCCCTGGACCACCTTCAAGACCGACCCGGACGCGGCGGCGGCGCAGGTGCGCCTCGCGCTCAATCTCATCCCGCTCTACGCGCAGCTTGCCGCACCGTTCATCCCCGACGCCAGCGCCAAGATGCTGGCGGCCATGCGCGTCGAGGATACCGGCTGGCCCGACGACATCCCCACCGCCCTCACCCGCCTCGCGCCGGGCCACGCCTTCGACGTGCCCGAGGTGCTGTTCGCCAAGATCACCGACGAGCAGCGCGAGGATTGGGCTGAGCGGTTCGCGGGCGTGCGGGAATAG
- a CDS encoding helix-turn-helix domain-containing protein — MSIIAMPPGDVDVMFQTSKRMLNVGLRGMRDDCAFSLDGVARTPSTLHPNGVDLLAAGVDFSFFGHSLDWELLIEFNTDDIEQFAREHLDGLDLSARDLVSGTDPQAATLARLAIAHLKEPVVDRLYLEGLTTAITARALAFAARDKRAPSTGGTDARIQRAIDYIHAHLVDGMSISEIAGVACMSPSWFSRAFKAQTGTSVHKYVLGCRLERAQIALLTTNEPIGAIAHGFGFADHAHFSRLFKRRYGITPKEMRG, encoded by the coding sequence GTGAGCATCATCGCCATGCCACCGGGGGACGTTGATGTGATGTTCCAGACCAGCAAACGCATGTTGAATGTCGGGCTGCGCGGGATGAGAGACGACTGCGCGTTTTCGCTGGACGGCGTGGCGAGAACACCATCGACATTGCACCCCAACGGCGTGGATCTTCTTGCTGCTGGTGTGGATTTCTCTTTTTTCGGTCACAGCCTTGACTGGGAATTGCTGATTGAATTCAACACCGATGACATCGAGCAGTTTGCCCGCGAACACCTTGACGGACTTGACCTTTCCGCGCGCGATCTTGTCTCGGGCACCGATCCGCAGGCGGCGACCCTGGCCAGACTTGCCATCGCGCACCTCAAGGAACCCGTCGTGGACCGTCTCTATCTCGAAGGGTTGACGACCGCCATCACCGCGCGCGCGCTGGCTTTTGCAGCGCGGGACAAACGGGCACCATCCACCGGCGGCACGGACGCACGGATCCAGCGGGCGATTGACTATATCCACGCGCATCTTGTCGACGGCATGTCGATCAGCGAGATCGCGGGCGTCGCCTGCATGAGCCCGAGCTGGTTCTCGCGGGCCTTCAAGGCGCAGACAGGGACATCGGTGCACAAATACGTGCTCGGGTGTCGGCTGGAGCGGGCGCAGATCGCGCTTCTCACCACAAACGAGCCCATCGGTGCCATTGCGCACGGATTCGGCTTTGCCGATCACGCGCATTTCTCCCGGCTGTTCAAACGTCGCTACGGGATCACGCCCAAGGAAATGCGGGGCTGA
- a CDS encoding cupin domain-containing protein: protein MAKHPAKAAVKCAATDKRSGVFDWHDVVDGTTLNSDVTILFFSTDAVGKGPSWHVHPYDEIFIIKRGRARFKVGDEIIDAEEGDIVMGPAAVPHKYENLGPGPLESIDIHLSRSWVQTDLEDPDLK, encoded by the coding sequence ATGGCGAAACATCCGGCAAAAGCCGCCGTCAAATGCGCGGCCACGGACAAACGCAGCGGAGTGTTTGACTGGCACGACGTCGTGGACGGCACTACGCTGAACAGCGACGTGACCATTCTGTTTTTCTCGACCGACGCGGTGGGCAAAGGGCCAAGCTGGCACGTGCATCCCTACGACGAGATCTTTATCATCAAGCGCGGCCGGGCGCGGTTCAAGGTCGGGGATGAGATTATCGACGCCGAAGAAGGCGACATCGTCATGGGCCCCGCCGCCGTGCCGCACAAATACGAAAACCTCGGGCCCGGACCGCTTGAGAGCATCGACATCCACCTCAGCCGCAGCTGGGTGCAGACCGATCTGGAAGACCCGGATCTGAAATGA
- a CDS encoding helix-turn-helix domain-containing protein yields MSDTFQPSVLNPETIGAFLTEHGAEVRSLDFSGCVGLSGQIVKQGNVRLNAPPLDHHFLEVTLSGFHRGTAHADGMVGPTTVSARPGMVSFRPADRAMGVDVVGQGENLQLLISRDVMDQAKAELLKGDPDRADLWGFNTLDCKDIRHMMMGLAKGHPATQSTQSCAEAALNLARGIVRNFSTGPLIEDADTPRLTRAQLIQSMELIETCISLNTGIDRIAERLGLSLSYFAKAFTAATDLTPGAFLRERQVERAIEWIEVVDITDEDDQGFVVHACGYRDFGAMNAAFIRLRGVDVITFSKQIS; encoded by the coding sequence ATGAGCGACACCTTCCAGCCATCGGTTCTGAACCCCGAGACAATCGGCGCATTCCTCACAGAGCACGGTGCCGAAGTGCGCAGTCTGGATTTCTCGGGCTGTGTCGGCCTGTCCGGGCAGATCGTGAAACAGGGAAACGTCAGGTTGAACGCGCCGCCGCTTGACCATCATTTCCTTGAGGTGACCCTGTCCGGCTTTCACCGCGGCACGGCGCATGCCGACGGTATGGTGGGCCCGACCACTGTCTCGGCCCGGCCGGGCATGGTGTCCTTCAGGCCGGCGGACAGGGCTATGGGGGTCGATGTTGTTGGTCAGGGTGAAAACCTGCAGCTTCTGATCTCCCGTGATGTGATGGACCAGGCCAAGGCGGAGCTCCTCAAGGGCGACCCGGACCGTGCCGATCTGTGGGGGTTCAACACGCTGGATTGCAAGGATATCCGGCACATGATGATGGGGCTGGCCAAGGGGCATCCCGCAACCCAATCAACGCAGTCCTGTGCCGAGGCCGCGCTGAACCTCGCGCGCGGCATCGTGCGCAATTTCTCTACCGGCCCTCTGATCGAGGATGCGGACACTCCGCGTCTGACTCGCGCCCAACTGATCCAGTCCATGGAACTGATCGAGACCTGCATCAGCCTGAATACCGGCATTGACCGGATTGCGGAGCGTCTGGGCCTGTCACTGAGCTATTTTGCCAAAGCCTTCACCGCGGCGACAGATCTGACGCCCGGCGCGTTCCTGCGCGAGCGGCAGGTGGAGCGGGCGATTGAGTGGATCGAGGTCGTCGATATCACCGATGAGGACGATCAGGGGTTTGTCGTGCACGCCTGCGGCTACAGGGATTTCGGCGCAATGAACGCGGCTTTCATACGGTTGCGCGGCGTCGACGTGATCACTTTCAGCAAACAGATTTCCTGA
- a CDS encoding helix-turn-helix domain-containing protein yields MTSQFLQSHEPLLSPPKAIGSAHVTMTRLAQNSHQTSHKTGSEFVISNGMKLDMKAGLMDAGFGKVKLTNTIGPTLVHPAHTDAQFMVAGDHMVQVLIIEQWRVSEMFHLDPAVVSRAIETVGYRQIADPVIFRSARDMWHHADRQGAAAQLMIDGLLHVVLARLMQHADLDQPTPKDTGLTQFQLARVVDMMESHLHLTVTMEMLADAIGMKTAHFARMFQNTTGETPYRYLQSWRLVKARGMLEETDQDVCQVARACGFASAAHLLTALNSDLGYSPGLHRRGRCT; encoded by the coding sequence ATGACCTCACAGTTTCTGCAAAGCCACGAACCTCTCCTCAGCCCTCCAAAGGCGATTGGATCGGCGCATGTCACCATGACGCGGCTGGCGCAGAATAGTCACCAGACCTCGCACAAGACCGGATCGGAATTTGTGATCTCCAACGGGATGAAGCTCGATATGAAGGCGGGCCTGATGGACGCGGGTTTTGGCAAGGTGAAGTTGACCAACACCATTGGCCCGACGCTTGTGCATCCCGCGCACACGGATGCGCAGTTCATGGTTGCGGGCGATCATATGGTTCAGGTGCTGATCATCGAACAGTGGCGGGTCAGCGAGATGTTCCATCTTGACCCTGCCGTCGTCAGCCGCGCGATCGAGACAGTGGGCTACCGCCAGATAGCCGACCCCGTGATCTTCCGCTCGGCCCGGGACATGTGGCACCACGCGGACCGGCAGGGCGCCGCCGCGCAGTTGATGATCGACGGGTTGCTGCATGTCGTCCTCGCGCGGCTGATGCAGCACGCGGATCTTGACCAGCCGACGCCAAAGGACACCGGGTTGACCCAGTTCCAGCTGGCGCGGGTTGTCGATATGATGGAAAGTCATTTGCACCTGACCGTCACGATGGAGATGCTGGCGGACGCCATCGGGATGAAAACAGCGCATTTTGCCCGGATGTTCCAGAACACGACCGGCGAGACGCCGTACCGATACCTGCAATCGTGGCGGCTTGTGAAAGCGCGCGGGATGCTCGAGGAAACGGATCAGGATGTGTGTCAGGTCGCGCGCGCCTGCGGGTTTGCCAGTGCTGCGCATCTGCTCACTGCCCTCAACAGTGATCTTGGATACAGTCCCGGCCTTCACCGGAGGGGACGCTGCACATGA
- a CDS encoding MarR family winged helix-turn-helix transcriptional regulator — protein sequence MNDEQDTVSAGDVFGYFNELGIITQLVTAMFAKSLPDGVHPSHFSILNHLARLGDDKPPARIASAMQVTKNTMTHSLKVLQSRGYIEVRPDPQDGRGKRVFLTPEGRAFRDSAIGKVSELFGDVIGAEQIAIMRRTHADLVKMRKHLDENR from the coding sequence GTGAATGACGAACAGGACACCGTCAGTGCAGGCGACGTCTTTGGCTACTTCAACGAGCTTGGCATCATCACCCAACTGGTGACGGCCATGTTTGCAAAAAGCCTGCCGGACGGTGTCCACCCCTCGCATTTCTCGATCCTCAATCATCTGGCGCGTCTGGGCGACGACAAACCGCCCGCGCGCATCGCCTCGGCCATGCAGGTGACCAAGAACACGATGACCCACTCCCTCAAGGTTCTGCAAAGCCGAGGCTATATCGAGGTGCGGCCCGACCCGCAGGACGGCCGCGGCAAGCGGGTCTTTCTGACGCCCGAGGGCCGTGCGTTTCGCGACAGCGCCATTGGCAAGGTGAGCGAATTGTTCGGGGATGTGATCGGCGCGGAGCAGATCGCAATCATGCGGCGCACGCACGCCGATCTGGTCAAGATGCGCAAACACCTGGATGAAAATCGCTGA
- a CDS encoding DMT family transporter: MQRLLPLFLLLVTGAMLGATTNMAKIAGEQGIAPLAFVAWSITGAAIVLGVVAFARGNLPAINARTLEYFVIAAFVTTAATNLIFFSAVPRVGASFVALAISFPPLLTYLGALALGMERFDVLRASGVALALAGAVVLAAYQLSVPDASVFWIILTLCGPVLLAIGNLYRTLRWPEGETGDALAPGMLAAAAVMLLLAGFLPGFTLSVPQGGLPYLLIIVQIGLFAGQFLLLFALQKVGGPVLLSLLGAVGAITGVPVAIFALGEAPPAGLIYAVPLIFAGIALVTWGGLRATRADTRT; the protein is encoded by the coding sequence ATGCAACGTCTTCTTCCTCTTTTTCTCCTTCTCGTCACCGGAGCCATGCTTGGCGCGACCACAAACATGGCCAAGATCGCGGGCGAACAGGGTATCGCGCCGCTGGCTTTCGTGGCCTGGTCCATCACCGGTGCCGCGATCGTGCTGGGCGTTGTGGCTTTCGCCCGTGGCAACCTGCCCGCGATCAACGCACGCACGCTTGAGTATTTTGTCATCGCCGCTTTCGTCACGACGGCGGCCACCAACCTGATCTTCTTTTCCGCCGTGCCCCGCGTCGGTGCGAGTTTCGTGGCGCTCGCCATCTCCTTTCCACCACTGCTGACGTATCTGGGTGCGCTTGCGCTCGGGATGGAGCGGTTTGACGTCCTGCGTGCCAGCGGCGTTGCACTGGCCCTGGCCGGTGCGGTCGTGCTGGCCGCCTATCAGCTGTCAGTGCCGGACGCGTCAGTGTTCTGGATTATCCTGACGCTGTGCGGTCCGGTATTGCTGGCCATCGGCAACCTCTACCGCACCCTGCGCTGGCCGGAGGGGGAAACGGGCGATGCGCTGGCCCCCGGCATGCTTGCCGCAGCCGCCGTGATGCTTCTGCTGGCTGGCTTTCTGCCCGGCTTTACCCTGTCCGTGCCGCAGGGCGGTTTGCCCTATCTTCTGATCATTGTGCAGATTGGCCTCTTCGCGGGGCAATTCCTGCTGCTGTTTGCGCTGCAAAAGGTCGGCGGGCCTGTCCTTCTGAGCCTGCTGGGAGCCGTGGGTGCGATCACCGGGGTCCCCGTTGCCATCTTCGCACTGGGCGAAGCGCCCCCGGCCGGTCTGATCTATGCCGTTCCGCTGATTTTCGCGGGCATCGCCCTCGTTACCTGGGGCGGACTGCGCGCCACACGCGCGGACACACGCACCTAG
- a CDS encoding calcium-binding protein — MSQRPNLIIHSASESSNVWTLKNNLDFARTVGMDGMVMNGASSWNLMKPGVVIGLEDTRNQMDGFEEFNADYHNYFLTQTDDPGDVFDDAAWGQVVDNFRTVALAAREAGYKGLIFDNEEYNGQWQNFPEHYENADPSNQLAYQNQTALRGRQIMEAINEVFPEAEVGVMHGPYMSVFDEGQPDAIIGQGGGPGFHELRGALFTGMAEGLGPDQTLIDMGELYALRSAADFALSQTYRSSGIADLFDWSVDAQVRENWDDLVVQSHMLLTDEFPVGFTMSPEILEETLINAFAHSEEAVFIFSNPGDEDWFSPGGLDAAWTQAVENALAAADAAPSVPEDTPAPAPDAPVIDGLQVTGTQGADTLTASNEADVITGLAGNDDMASGGGADTMFGGTGNDTMQGGAGEDLLLGGAHGDFLYGGGQNDRLDGQNGDDNLWGQWGNDSLMGGAGDDWIRGGDGDDVIWAGAGQDVVWGEAGSDTFAFTAQDGRTEIRDFASGTDVILITDATFADLQIAQRGDAVLVAYGDTEIEVLQTVELDASDFVF; from the coding sequence ATGTCTCAACGACCCAATCTGATCATCCACTCGGCCAGCGAATCCTCCAACGTCTGGACCTTGAAAAACAACCTCGATTTCGCCCGCACCGTCGGGATGGACGGCATGGTGATGAACGGCGCCTCAAGCTGGAACCTGATGAAGCCGGGTGTGGTTATCGGCCTTGAGGACACCCGCAATCAGATGGACGGCTTTGAGGAATTCAATGCCGACTATCACAACTACTTCCTGACCCAGACCGACGATCCGGGCGATGTCTTTGACGATGCCGCCTGGGGGCAGGTCGTCGACAACTTCCGCACGGTCGCACTGGCCGCCCGCGAGGCCGGGTACAAGGGGCTGATCTTCGACAACGAAGAATACAACGGCCAGTGGCAAAACTTTCCCGAGCACTATGAAAACGCCGATCCCTCAAATCAACTGGCCTACCAGAACCAGACCGCCCTGCGCGGACGGCAGATCATGGAGGCGATCAACGAGGTCTTCCCCGAGGCCGAGGTCGGCGTCATGCACGGGCCTTACATGTCGGTCTTCGACGAAGGGCAGCCCGACGCGATCATCGGTCAGGGCGGCGGCCCCGGTTTTCACGAATTGCGCGGCGCGCTGTTCACCGGCATGGCCGAAGGGCTGGGACCGGACCAGACGCTGATCGACATGGGCGAATTGTACGCGCTGCGCAGTGCCGCGGACTTTGCCCTGTCCCAGACCTACCGCAGCAGCGGCATTGCCGATCTGTTCGACTGGTCGGTCGATGCGCAGGTGCGCGAGAACTGGGACGATCTGGTGGTGCAAAGCCACATGCTGCTGACCGACGAGTTTCCCGTCGGCTTCACCATGTCGCCGGAGATCCTTGAAGAGACGCTCATCAATGCCTTTGCCCACAGCGAAGAGGCGGTGTTCATCTTTTCCAACCCCGGGGACGAGGACTGGTTTTCACCCGGCGGGCTGGACGCTGCCTGGACGCAGGCCGTTGAAAACGCCCTCGCAGCCGCTGACGCCGCACCATCGGTGCCCGAGGACACGCCCGCGCCAGCGCCCGATGCGCCCGTCATCGACGGTCTGCAGGTCACCGGAACGCAGGGGGCCGACACCCTGACCGCCAGTAACGAGGCGGACGTGATCACCGGTCTGGCCGGCAATGATGACATGGCCAGCGGCGGCGGGGCCGACACGATGTTCGGCGGCACCGGCAACGACACGATGCAGGGCGGCGCCGGAGAGGACCTGCTGCTGGGCGGTGCCCACGGAGATTTCCTGTATGGCGGCGGTCAGAACGACCGGCTGGACGGGCAGAACGGCGACGACAACCTCTGGGGCCAGTGGGGCAACGACAGCCTGATGGGCGGCGCGGGGGACGACTGGATCCGCGGCGGCGACGGCGACGACGTGATCTGGGCGGGGGCCGGTCAGGATGTGGTCTGGGGCGAAGCGGGCAGCGATACCTTTGCCTTCACCGCGCAGGACGGCAGGACCGAGATCCGTGATTTCGCCTCCGGCACGGATGTGATCCTGATTACGGACGCCACCTTTGCCGATTTGCAGATTGCGCAGCGCGGGGATGCGGTGCTGGTGGCCTACGGCGACACCGAAATCGAGGTATTGCAGACGGTCGAGTTGGACGCGTCAGACTTCGTCTTCTGA
- a CDS encoding nuclear transport factor 2 family protein yields MKLLLVSALAALLTAPVAAQDKSQLTATNALPAEDDLAVRQVIARANQALDTGDYELYASFYTEDAVFTSGFGSTEGREAIIAAMEASRPFITNKRHVSGNYVVNGEGDTAVVSTYLIVFERETDLTYVGSALNVDTLVRTDAGWKIQRHESTLDPATERAMNALMGNQ; encoded by the coding sequence ATGAAACTACTTCTCGTCTCCGCCCTCGCAGCCCTTCTGACGGCACCCGTTGCCGCGCAGGACAAAAGCCAGCTGACCGCGACAAACGCCCTCCCCGCAGAGGACGATCTGGCCGTCCGGCAGGTGATTGCCCGCGCCAATCAGGCGCTGGATACCGGCGACTACGAGCTTTACGCGTCCTTCTACACCGAAGACGCCGTGTTCACCTCGGGCTTTGGCAGTACCGAAGGGCGCGAGGCCATCATCGCCGCGATGGAGGCATCGCGCCCGTTCATCACGAACAAGCGTCACGTCTCTGGCAACTACGTGGTGAACGGCGAAGGCGACACGGCGGTCGTCTCCACCTACCTGATCGTCTTTGAGCGCGAGACGGATCTGACCTATGTAGGCTCGGCTTTGAACGTGGATACGCTGGTGCGAACCGATGCGGGCTGGAAGATCCAGCGCCACGAATCAACGCTGGACCCGGCGACCGAACGCGCGATGAACGCGCTGATGGGCAATCAGTGA
- a CDS encoding efflux transporter outer membrane subunit: MLSLLGACAAVGPDYQAPTADVAATALPSASGVALRADATAQFWWREVKDTRLTQLVESALAANYDIAIAAANLEAARAQLRETSLNRLPDITGSASTERSREARVPGVPRETQSPSTVSANLSWELDLFGRLRRQTEARRANADAAAALLADAQRLIAADVALAYADLREAQVRRAVAQRNRQNQRRTVEITQTQFDAGSTDRLNLLRAQSQLQTTEASLPTYAASERGALNRLTTLTARAPGALDATLKSGTGFPSLPGVITAGNVPALLRARPDIRAAERDLARATAEIGVSTADLFPTLSVTGRLGRSGADPAGLGRSGSSFFGVGPSVTVALFDRNEIHARIAQSRAAADGALATYQSRVVEALSEADTALSDYAQQGRRTVLLGRAVASAREASALARVQFEVGTEPLQTLLDTENTQLVAEDAQAAAQAERLRALIRVYRAFAIGPVATAPAG; the protein is encoded by the coding sequence ATGCTCTCCCTGCTGGGGGCCTGTGCCGCGGTTGGCCCCGACTATCAGGCACCGACCGCCGATGTCGCGGCGACCGCGCTGCCGTCTGCCAGCGGCGTCGCCTTGCGCGCGGATGCAACGGCGCAATTCTGGTGGCGCGAGGTCAAGGATACCCGCCTCACCCAACTGGTCGAGAGCGCGCTGGCGGCCAACTACGATATCGCCATCGCCGCCGCCAATCTGGAAGCCGCGCGCGCGCAACTGCGCGAGACTTCGCTCAACAGATTGCCCGACATCACCGGCAGTGCCTCGACCGAGCGGTCGCGCGAGGCGCGGGTGCCCGGCGTGCCGCGCGAGACGCAATCGCCCAGCACGGTGTCCGCGAACCTGAGCTGGGAGCTGGACCTGTTTGGGCGTCTGCGTCGCCAGACCGAAGCGCGGCGCGCCAATGCCGACGCCGCCGCCGCCCTTCTGGCCGACGCGCAGCGTCTGATTGCGGCGGATGTGGCGTTGGCCTACGCGGACCTGCGCGAGGCACAGGTGCGGCGCGCCGTAGCGCAGCGCAACCGGCAAAACCAGCGGCGCACCGTCGAGATCACCCAGACGCAGTTTGATGCCGGATCGACCGACCGACTGAACCTGCTGCGCGCGCAAAGCCAGCTGCAGACCACCGAGGCCAGCCTGCCCACCTACGCGGCCTCGGAACGCGGCGCGCTGAACCGGCTGACCACATTGACCGCGCGCGCGCCCGGCGCGCTGGACGCGACGCTGAAATCGGGCACCGGCTTTCCCTCGTTGCCTGGTGTGATCACCGCCGGAAATGTCCCCGCGCTGCTGCGGGCGCGTCCCGATATTCGCGCCGCCGAACGCGATCTTGCCCGCGCCACGGCTGAGATCGGCGTGTCCACCGCCGATCTTTTCCCGACATTGTCCGTCACCGGGCGGCTTGGCAGGTCCGGCGCGGATCCGGCGGGTCTGGGCCGTTCGGGGTCGTCTTTCTTCGGGGTCGGCCCGTCGGTGACGGTGGCGCTGTTCGACCGCAACGAAATTCACGCACGCATCGCCCAATCCCGCGCGGCGGCCGATGGGGCGCTCGCCACCTACCAAAGCCGCGTGGTCGAAGCGCTGTCAGAGGCGGACACGGCCTTGTCCGACTACGCCCAGCAGGGACGGCGCACGGTTTTGCTGGGCCGGGCCGTCGCCTCCGCACGCGAGGCAAGCGCGCTGGCCCGTGTGCAGTTCGAGGTTGGCACAGAACCGCTCCAGACCCTGCTGGACACGGAGAATACGCAATTGGTGGCGGAGGACGCACAGGCCGCGGCACAGGCGGAAAGGCTGCGCGCCTTGATCCGCGTCTACCGCGCCTTTGCAATCGGACCGGTGGCGACGGCACCGGCGGGGTAG
- a CDS encoding efflux RND transporter periplasmic adaptor subunit, translated as MHAQQQAVPVEAANPVQQRITDYDIYTGRVEAAQEVDIRARVSGFLREIRFEDGALVTAGDILFVLDKRRAQASVGIATAALALAEANRDLAAAELARAEELASRQAISRQDRDQRAADLAAAEATVEGATADLELARIDLTDTEVTAPFDGRVSSSQVDIGALVDGGSGQGTLLTDLVSVDPVEIVFDAAESDYLSYVRLDLAGRAGSSRAAPAVVDVMLPDEDTWQHKGQIDFIDNRIDAASGTIRVRAKVPNANGLFAPGLFAQARVPRSEPYAALLVPDTAVLTDQAGRIVYVVTDDGTAQARAVTTGVLIDGLRVIRSGLDPEDRVIQSNLVAIRSGVPVEVMAPPNDDAEPAE; from the coding sequence GTGCACGCCCAGCAGCAGGCCGTGCCGGTTGAGGCAGCAAATCCGGTGCAACAGCGGATCACCGACTACGACATCTACACCGGCCGGGTCGAAGCCGCGCAGGAGGTTGACATCCGCGCACGGGTGTCGGGTTTTCTGCGTGAGATCCGGTTTGAGGACGGCGCATTGGTTACGGCGGGCGATATTCTGTTTGTGCTCGACAAGCGGCGCGCGCAGGCTTCGGTCGGGATTGCCACGGCGGCGCTGGCGCTGGCCGAGGCCAACCGTGATCTGGCCGCAGCGGAATTGGCCCGCGCCGAAGAACTGGCATCACGTCAGGCGATTTCCCGACAGGATCGCGACCAGCGCGCGGCGGATCTTGCGGCGGCTGAGGCCACCGTCGAGGGCGCGACAGCCGACCTTGAACTCGCCCGCATTGATCTGACCGATACGGAAGTGACGGCCCCTTTCGACGGGCGCGTCTCGTCCAGCCAGGTGGATATCGGTGCGCTGGTGGATGGGGGCAGCGGGCAGGGCACGTTGCTGACCGATCTCGTGTCCGTCGACCCGGTCGAGATCGTTTTTGACGCCGCCGAAAGCGATTACCTGTCCTACGTGCGGCTTGATCTGGCCGGGCGGGCCGGGTCGTCGCGCGCGGCCCCCGCCGTGGTGGACGTGATGCTCCCCGATGAAGACACCTGGCAGCACAAGGGTCAGATTGATTTTATCGATAACCGGATTGACGCGGCCTCCGGCACCATTCGTGTCAGGGCGAAGGTGCCCAACGCGAACGGACTTTTTGCGCCGGGGCTGTTTGCGCAAGCGCGCGTCCCCCGCTCTGAGCCCTATGCCGCGCTGCTGGTGCCCGATACCGCCGTCCTGACCGATCAGGCGGGCCGCATCGTCTACGTGGTCACGGATGACGGCACGGCGCAGGCGCGTGCGGTGACAACCGGCGTGCTGATCGATGGGCTCAGAGTGATCCGCAGCGGGCTGGACCCGGAGGACCGTGTCATTCAAAGCAACCTTGTCGCGATAAGAAGCGGCGTACCGGTCGAGGTAATGGCCCCGCCGAACGATGATGCGGAGCCCGCTGAATGA